One genomic segment of Clostridium saccharoperbutylacetonicum N1-4(HMT) includes these proteins:
- a CDS encoding bacteriohemerythrin yields the protein MQMLWDSKLAVGVDKIDNQHKELFNRMNSLMDAMKEGKGKNEVMGTLKFLEEYANRHFSDEEELQRKNNYPKFEIQHKEHEEFKMALKDLRMKLEEQGVSAMLAINLQQSMCGWWKKHIKELDMDLGKYLMSV from the coding sequence ATGCAAATGTTATGGGACAGTAAATTAGCAGTTGGTGTCGATAAAATTGATAATCAACACAAGGAATTATTCAACAGGATGAATAGCCTAATGGATGCAATGAAAGAAGGTAAAGGAAAAAATGAGGTTATGGGAACGTTGAAATTTTTAGAAGAATATGCCAATAGACATTTTTCAGATGAAGAAGAACTTCAAAGGAAAAATAATTATCCGAAATTTGAAATTCAACATAAAGAACATGAAGAATTTAAAATGGCGCTAAAGGATTTAAGAATGAAGTTAGAAGAACAAGGGGTATCTGCAATGCTTGCTATTAATTTGCAACAAAGCATGTGTGGCTGGTGGAAAAAGCATATTAAAGAATTAGATATGGATTTAGGAAAATATCTAATGAGTGTATAA
- a CDS encoding MEDS domain-containing protein yields the protein MRVLCKRCGLNCHLDEYKERLDSIMVKKNYNLLNDEVISLSEFLDDLVYNCVYCEEDRPYLKGKVSNENLYYYGNNHLFINLYLYIMDEIRNKKIIYICTEQNVYERLIEILLINRVAIDNVKFKSLQEVTLENKDLKHVNLEKEVRDFFHHDDKKYNGISWIVDPLYIRNSTTQKNYFDLNNKIHEYIKNINLNILFIYDAYESMHRMKMAIPGEMEKYLKFLSDKSFSVERVSGRII from the coding sequence ATGAGAGTTTTATGTAAAAGATGTGGTTTAAATTGCCATTTGGATGAATATAAGGAACGATTAGATAGTATAATGGTCAAAAAAAATTATAACTTATTAAATGATGAGGTTATTTCATTAAGCGAATTTCTTGATGATTTGGTTTATAATTGTGTATATTGTGAAGAAGATAGGCCTTATTTAAAGGGAAAAGTTTCAAATGAAAATTTATATTATTACGGGAATAATCATTTGTTTATTAATTTATATTTATATATAATGGATGAAATAAGAAATAAAAAGATTATATATATATGTACTGAACAAAATGTATATGAGAGATTAATAGAAATCTTATTAATTAATAGGGTTGCCATTGATAATGTGAAATTTAAATCATTACAAGAGGTAACATTAGAAAATAAAGATTTAAAGCATGTTAACCTAGAAAAAGAAGTAAGAGATTTTTTTCACCATGATGATAAGAAATATAATGGGATTAGTTGGATAGTTGATCCTCTATATATAAGAAATTCCACAACTCAGAAAAACTATTTTGATTTAAATAATAAAATTCATGAATACATAAAAAATATAAATTTAAATATTTTATTTATATATGATGCTTATGAAAGTATGCATAGAATGAAAATGGCAATACCTGGGGAAATGGAAAAATACTTGAAGTTTTTAAGTGATAAAAGTTTTAGTGTGGAACGAGTGAGTGGAAGAATTATATAA
- a CDS encoding aldehyde dehydrogenase: MSSREISQKDVEMLIEIQKKYFDTHITKDIKFRIEQLKILKAGIKKYEDEISEALYKDLGKHKNEAYMTEIGFCYHSIEFAIKNLKKWAKPEKRKTPIYLMPAKSYIVNEPYGIVLIIGPYNYPFQLLIEPLVGAIAAGNTAIIKASEMAPNISMVVKKLFNETFCKNYIVCVEGAIETNISLINGKFDYIFFTGSTAVGKIVMEAAAKSLIPVTLELGGKSPVIVTESANIEQAAKRIIWGKTINAGQTCVAPDYVLVHEKVKDELIKEMKKALNKYFGENIEKSESFGRIINEKHFKRIKAMIERDKEGIVFGGNCLEEQKYIEPTLIEIFSWQAATMNEEIFGPVLPIMTFRDIDLVIKAIRKLPKPLALYLFTKNKVDESKVIKEISAGNVSINDTISHVANPYLPFGGVGNSGIGSYHGKDSFLTFSHRKGILKKHSGISNSVQYPAFTEKQLNLIKKIFK; encoded by the coding sequence ATGAGTAGCAGGGAAATAAGTCAAAAAGATGTGGAAATGCTTATTGAAATACAAAAGAAATATTTCGATACACATATTACAAAGGATATTAAATTCAGAATTGAGCAATTAAAGATTTTAAAAGCTGGAATAAAAAAATATGAAGACGAAATTTCAGAAGCACTTTATAAAGATCTTGGTAAGCATAAGAATGAAGCCTATATGACTGAAATTGGATTTTGTTATCACAGTATAGAATTTGCAATAAAAAATTTGAAGAAATGGGCTAAGCCAGAAAAAAGAAAGACTCCAATTTACTTAATGCCTGCAAAGAGCTATATTGTCAATGAGCCATATGGAATAGTACTTATAATAGGACCATATAATTATCCGTTTCAATTACTTATTGAACCGTTAGTAGGTGCAATAGCTGCTGGAAATACAGCAATTATAAAAGCGTCTGAAATGGCACCTAATATTTCAATGGTTGTCAAAAAACTTTTTAATGAGACATTCTGCAAAAATTATATAGTATGTGTGGAAGGAGCAATAGAAACAAATATATCATTAATAAATGGAAAATTTGATTACATCTTTTTTACAGGAAGCACTGCTGTGGGAAAAATAGTTATGGAGGCAGCCGCGAAAAGTTTAATCCCAGTTACTTTAGAACTAGGAGGGAAAAGCCCAGTTATTGTAACTGAAAGTGCAAATATAGAACAGGCTGCAAAAAGAATTATCTGGGGAAAGACAATTAATGCAGGCCAAACCTGTGTGGCACCAGATTATGTATTAGTACATGAAAAGGTAAAAGATGAACTTATTAAAGAAATGAAGAAGGCCCTTAATAAATATTTTGGAGAGAATATTGAAAAGAGCGAATCATTTGGAAGAATTATTAATGAAAAACATTTTAAACGGATTAAAGCAATGATTGAGAGAGATAAAGAGGGAATCGTATTTGGAGGAAATTGTCTAGAAGAACAAAAGTACATCGAACCAACGTTAATAGAAATATTTTCATGGCAAGCAGCGACTATGAATGAAGAAATATTTGGGCCTGTGCTACCAATTATGACATTTAGAGATATAGATTTAGTTATAAAGGCGATTAGAAAGTTGCCTAAACCTTTGGCACTTTATTTGTTTACTAAAAATAAAGTAGATGAAAGTAAAGTTATAAAAGAGATAAGTGCTGGAAATGTATCTATAAATGATACAATCTCTCATGTTGCAAACCCATATCTTCCATTTGGGGGTGTTGGTAACTCAGGAATTGGTTCTTATCATGGAAAGGATAGTTTCCTAACATTTTCACACAGAAAAGGAATATTAAAAAAACATTCTGGAATAAGCAATTCGGTTCAGTATCCAGCTTTTACTGAGAAGCAATTAAATCTTATTAAGAAAATTTTTAAATAA
- a CDS encoding zinc ribbon domain-containing protein — MHEVTMCQSCGLPFNEEHKHFIGIEQDGTKSIYCTNCYRNGEFIHRNISMEEMIELLIPILGREIGEEKARKEMTTLFPTLERWK; from the coding sequence ATGCACGAAGTAACAATGTGTCAAAGTTGTGGATTACCGTTTAATGAAGAGCATAAACATTTTATAGGAATAGAACAAGATGGAACTAAAAGTATCTATTGTACAAATTGTTATAGAAATGGGGAGTTTATCCATCGTAATATATCGATGGAAGAAATGATCGAGTTACTTATTCCTATTTTAGGCAGGGAAATTGGGGAAGAGAAAGCAAGAAAAGAAATGACAACTTTATTTCCGACTCTTGAGCGCTGGAAATAG
- a CDS encoding AraC family transcriptional regulator, with product MEWIGALKVAIKYMEKHLLENINADEVADSVYMSPFYLQKGFKIMTGYSIGEYIRCRRLYMAALDVLADKEKIIELAYKYGYDTPESFTKAFSRFQGVSPKQIKGDAKKIRTFLPLKINVSIKGGNDMDYVVEKMNKMKVIGYERDFSYEAAYQEIPKFWSEFCDSCTNGKDSEDKQKAIEECSIGEFGICIEDDDKQNGFHYMIAGKYNGINVPEGMKLYEIPTLEWAKFKCTGPMPGALQSVNTQIFKEWLPGNPDYEIAAGMNIEWYSKGNSNSFDYESEIWIPVKKK from the coding sequence ATGGAATGGATTGGAGCACTTAAAGTTGCAATTAAGTATATGGAAAAACATTTGTTGGAAAATATTAATGCAGATGAAGTAGCTGATTCTGTATATATGTCGCCATTTTATTTACAGAAAGGGTTTAAGATTATGACAGGATACTCAATAGGTGAGTATATTAGATGTCGAAGACTTTATATGGCAGCATTAGATGTTCTAGCAGATAAAGAAAAAATTATAGAACTTGCATACAAGTATGGTTACGACACTCCAGAAAGTTTTACAAAAGCATTCTCCAGGTTCCAGGGGGTATCTCCAAAACAAATAAAAGGAGATGCAAAAAAAATACGAACATTTTTACCTCTTAAAATTAATGTATCAATTAAAGGAGGAAATGATATGGATTATGTAGTGGAAAAGATGAATAAAATGAAAGTGATAGGATATGAGAGGGACTTCTCATATGAGGCAGCCTATCAAGAAATTCCAAAGTTTTGGAGTGAGTTTTGTGATAGTTGTACAAACGGAAAAGATAGTGAAGATAAACAAAAAGCCATTGAAGAATGTTCTATTGGAGAGTTTGGAATCTGCATTGAAGATGATGATAAGCAAAATGGATTTCATTATATGATTGCAGGAAAGTACAATGGAATTAATGTACCTGAAGGAATGAAATTATATGAAATTCCTACACTTGAATGGGCAAAGTTCAAATGTACTGGCCCTATGCCAGGAGCACTACAATCTGTAAATACTCAAATCTTTAAAGAATGGCTTCCGGGTAATCCTGATTATGAAATTGCAGCCGGAATGAATATTGAGTGGTATTCCAAAGGGAACTCAAATTCGTTTGATTATGAAAGTGAAATTTGGATACCAGTTAAGAAAAAGTAG
- a CDS encoding DUF4342 domain-containing protein, giving the protein MERNEMIKILMEKAKISYEEAEKVLIQCDWDLLDSIIYLERNGKIENDATNTIITVENENKKESEEKEKMKSGGIGEIFGRIFKFIGKVISKGNDNYFEIKKENKKPIKISLTISALLLIVAFWPVGILLVIGLFTGYKYSLTGPDICSDKVNEVLYKASESADNVKSDFKESYKG; this is encoded by the coding sequence ATGGAAAGAAATGAAATGATTAAAATTTTGATGGAAAAGGCTAAAATAAGTTATGAAGAGGCAGAAAAAGTTTTAATACAATGTGATTGGGATCTTTTAGATTCTATAATTTATTTAGAAAGAAACGGCAAAATTGAAAATGATGCTACAAATACTATAATAACAGTAGAAAATGAAAATAAAAAAGAAAGTGAGGAAAAGGAAAAGATGAAAAGTGGAGGTATTGGTGAAATCTTTGGCAGAATCTTTAAGTTTATAGGTAAAGTAATAAGTAAAGGTAATGACAACTACTTTGAAATCAAAAAAGAAAATAAAAAACCTATAAAGATATCTTTAACTATATCGGCACTATTATTGATAGTTGCATTTTGGCCAGTTGGAATATTATTAGTAATTGGTTTATTTACAGGATATAAATATTCTTTAACAGGTCCAGACATTTGTAGTGATAAGGTTAATGAAGTTTTATACAAAGCGTCTGAATCAGCTGATAATGTAAAAAGTGATTTTAAAGAAAGTTATAAGGGATAG
- a CDS encoding DUF4342 domain-containing protein: protein MEEHKLIERLTKETNISYEDAKIALEISNWDVLDAVICLEEKGKIQRPSSSIFYTNENKGNYNRNEITNIQQQENKQNWKKREHNFEGFFVKVCKLIDTCNNIFLEIRKENKTFLRIPITVILVLVVFAFWIFIPLYILGLFFDIDFSLSGQRIEINKINQVLKAISLNVKRLKDKFKKGY, encoded by the coding sequence ATGGAAGAGCATAAGCTTATAGAAAGATTAACGAAAGAAACTAATATAAGTTATGAAGATGCAAAAATTGCCCTTGAAATATCAAATTGGGATGTTTTGGATGCAGTTATATGTTTAGAAGAGAAGGGTAAGATCCAAAGACCTTCTAGTAGCATATTTTATACCAATGAAAATAAAGGGAATTATAATCGTAACGAAATAACTAATATACAGCAGCAAGAAAACAAACAAAATTGGAAAAAGAGGGAGCATAATTTTGAAGGTTTTTTTGTAAAAGTATGCAAGTTAATTGATACTTGTAATAATATTTTTCTTGAAATAAGAAAAGAGAATAAAACTTTTCTTAGAATTCCTATTACAGTAATTCTTGTATTGGTAGTGTTTGCTTTTTGGATTTTTATTCCTTTATATATATTAGGTCTTTTCTTTGATATAGATTTTTCACTTTCAGGACAAAGAATAGAAATCAATAAAATCAATCAAGTTCTCAAAGCTATATCATTAAATGTGAAAAGGTTAAAAGATAAATTTAAGAAAGGATATTAA
- a CDS encoding response regulator transcription factor, translated as MVKILIVEDDEKLARFVELELVHEGYEILKADNGRTGLEIAENGQVDLILLDIMIPEINGLEVLRRIRKASDLPVIMLTARDAVMDKVSGLDAGADDYITKPFAIEELLARIRTALKRRRGSEKIDSDIISCGLLSLDKIRHKVMYDNKEIELTNREFMLLKILLENKNIVLSRDILMEKVCGYDFIGETNVIDVYIRYLRTKIDDIFKIKIISTVRGVGYVIKDE; from the coding sequence ATGGTTAAGATTTTAATTGTTGAAGATGATGAAAAACTGGCAAGATTTGTAGAATTAGAGTTAGTACATGAAGGCTATGAAATATTAAAAGCAGATAATGGAAGAACTGGTCTTGAAATTGCAGAAAATGGGCAAGTCGATTTAATTCTTTTAGATATAATGATTCCAGAAATAAATGGCTTGGAAGTATTACGTAGAATAAGAAAAGCTTCAGATCTGCCTGTAATAATGTTAACTGCCAGAGATGCTGTTATGGATAAGGTTTCAGGACTTGATGCAGGTGCAGATGATTATATAACAAAGCCTTTTGCAATAGAAGAGTTATTGGCTAGAATAAGAACAGCATTAAAGAGACGAAGAGGCAGTGAAAAAATAGATTCTGATATAATAAGCTGTGGATTATTATCTCTTGATAAGATAAGGCATAAGGTTATGTATGACAATAAAGAAATAGAATTAACAAACAGAGAATTTATGTTATTAAAAATTTTATTGGAAAATAAGAATATAGTACTAAGTAGAGATATACTAATGGAAAAAGTATGTGGCTATGATTTTATTGGAGAAACTAATGTAATAGATGTTTACATAAGATATTTAAGAACTAAAATAGATGACATCTTCAAAATAAAGATAATTTCTACAGTGCGTGGAGTAGGGTATGTTATAAAAGATGAGTAA
- a CDS encoding sensor histidine kinase — translation MSKENKTKNVTSIAIKLNSIFVRKLFVKFLWIDIFLIVFLIVYWCIDNEINYYGNFIMNARRIFNFFPLENSNYTVIWDNGKVMVKDASSFLYMVQRVLGAIGIIEGLFVLKEIVFGTIKIRKTLKPLDEMAKTASRLSNMNFDEEKFQNLEEAISKISSVTSNERIYTGDSELHGLEDAINNLLERMRDSYRQQARFVSDASHELRTPISVIQGYANMLDRWGKNDESVLNESIAAIKSEAENMKNLVEQLLFLARGINGTTQIDYKEFLLNDMINEVLEESKMIDEKHVYRYDNSEKIIVYGDFGLLKQAVRILIENAVKYTEENEVITLKTGKNEKGESYISVQDNGIGMGEEDIPHIFERFFRADTARVRKNGGTGLGLSIAKWIIDGHKGYFSVLSRKGIGTRITIFLPKN, via the coding sequence ATGAGTAAGGAAAATAAAACAAAGAATGTAACATCTATTGCAATAAAACTTAATTCTATTTTTGTGAGAAAATTATTTGTTAAATTTTTATGGATAGATATATTTTTAATAGTATTTCTTATTGTTTATTGGTGTATAGATAATGAAATTAACTATTATGGAAACTTTATAATGAATGCCAGAAGAATATTTAACTTTTTTCCTTTAGAAAATTCAAATTATACTGTGATTTGGGATAATGGCAAAGTTATGGTTAAAGATGCAAGTAGTTTTTTATACATGGTTCAAAGAGTACTTGGAGCTATAGGGATTATAGAAGGACTATTTGTATTAAAGGAAATTGTTTTTGGAACAATAAAGATAAGAAAAACTCTAAAGCCTCTTGATGAAATGGCTAAAACTGCAAGCAGACTTAGCAATATGAATTTTGATGAAGAGAAATTTCAAAATCTTGAAGAAGCTATTTCTAAAATTAGTTCAGTAACTTCAAATGAAAGAATTTATACTGGAGACAGTGAGCTGCATGGATTGGAAGATGCTATAAATAATCTTTTGGAAAGAATGAGAGATTCCTATAGGCAGCAGGCTAGGTTTGTTTCTGATGCATCTCATGAACTTAGGACACCTATTTCAGTAATTCAAGGCTATGCGAATATGTTGGATCGTTGGGGAAAAAATGATGAAAGTGTATTAAATGAATCTATTGCTGCTATAAAAAGCGAAGCTGAAAATATGAAGAATTTAGTTGAACAGCTACTATTTTTAGCTAGAGGAATTAATGGTACTACGCAGATTGACTATAAAGAATTTTTACTAAATGATATGATTAATGAAGTATTAGAAGAGTCGAAAATGATAGATGAAAAGCACGTATATAGATATGATAATTCAGAAAAAATTATAGTATATGGAGACTTTGGCTTACTTAAGCAGGCAGTAAGAATATTAATTGAAAATGCTGTTAAGTATACTGAAGAAAATGAAGTTATAACATTAAAAACGGGAAAAAATGAAAAAGGAGAATCTTACATTTCTGTTCAGGATAATGGTATAGGGATGGGTGAAGAAGATATACCGCATATATTTGAACGATTTTTTAGAGCTGATACAGCAAGAGTTAGAAAGAATGGTGGAACTGGATTAGGATTGTCTATAGCGAAATGGATTATAGATGGGCATAAAGGATATTTTTCTGTATTAAGCAGGAAAGGTATAGGAACTAGAATAACAATATTTTTACCTAAAAATTAA
- a CDS encoding aldo/keto reductase encodes MKQLDIGKSGLKTSELILGCMRIANLSADEVKQLVETAIECGIDLFDHADIYGGGRSEELFGEIMTSSLRDKIKIQTKCSIRKGYYDYSAEHILTSVDGSLKRLNTDYVDTLLLHRPDTLMEPEEVAYAFDKLHSSGKVKNFGVSNHNSMQIELLQKYTNHKIIVNQMQLSITNTGMIDSGLNVNTQDERAIDRDGSILEYCRLKDITIQAWSPFQYGFFQGTFLNNDKFPELNKVLDRIAKEKGVSNSALAIAWILRHPAKIQPIIGSTNKSRLKDICTATNVTLSREEWYEIYLSAGNKLP; translated from the coding sequence ATGAAACAACTTGATATAGGAAAAAGTGGGTTAAAAACATCTGAATTAATTTTAGGATGTATGAGAATTGCTAACCTTTCAGCAGATGAAGTTAAACAATTAGTAGAAACTGCAATTGAATGTGGTATTGACTTATTTGATCATGCTGATATTTATGGTGGTGGAAGAAGTGAGGAACTTTTTGGAGAAATAATGACTTCTTCACTAAGGGATAAAATCAAAATTCAAACAAAATGTAGTATAAGAAAAGGATATTATGATTATTCAGCAGAACATATTCTTACTTCTGTTGATGGTAGTTTAAAACGTTTAAATACAGATTATGTAGATACGTTGCTGCTTCATAGACCAGATACACTTATGGAGCCAGAAGAAGTTGCTTATGCTTTTGATAAATTACATAGTAGTGGAAAGGTTAAAAATTTTGGTGTAAGTAATCATAATTCAATGCAGATAGAATTATTACAAAAATATACGAATCATAAGATTATAGTTAATCAAATGCAGCTTAGTATTACTAATACTGGTATGATTGATTCAGGACTAAATGTAAATACTCAAGATGAGAGAGCAATTGATCGTGATGGTAGTATTTTAGAATATTGCCGTTTAAAAGATATAACTATTCAAGCTTGGTCGCCATTCCAATATGGCTTTTTTCAAGGCACTTTTTTAAATAATGATAAATTTCCTGAATTAAATAAGGTACTTGATAGAATTGCTAAAGAAAAGGGCGTATCAAATTCTGCCCTAGCAATTGCATGGATTTTAAGACACCCAGCTAAAATTCAGCCTATAATTGGATCTACAAATAAAAGCAGATTAAAAGATATTTGTACTGCTACTAATGTTACCCTATCTAGAGAAGAATGGTATGAAATTTATCTTTCAGCAGGTAACAAATTGCCATAA
- the add gene encoding adenosine deaminase, protein MKFFDLPKIDLHCHLDGSLRPETIISIAKEENIDIPSFDINEIKKQVIVPLECPSLNEYLKAFMIPNMVMQSKESLRRVTFELFEDAAKENVKYMEVRFAPVLHTVKGVEIEDIIQSVLEGIREAEDKYEINGNLILSCMRNMSADIAREVIEKGRKFLGKGVVAVDLCANEEEGFCEKFLEPISLARKYGYKVTIHAGETGIGKNVLDAVELLGAERIGHGIFIKDHMEAYKIVKDKNIVLEMCPTSNVQTKAVKNFSEHPIYNFHKDGIKVTVNTDNRSVSNINMKKEFEIVSKEFNISSEDYKHIYLNAIKASFADFKIKEKLKKFLYQIK, encoded by the coding sequence ATGAAATTTTTTGATTTACCAAAAATTGATTTACACTGTCATCTAGATGGGAGTCTTAGACCTGAAACAATAATATCTATAGCAAAGGAAGAAAATATTGATATTCCATCTTTTGATATAAATGAAATTAAGAAGCAAGTAATTGTTCCTCTTGAATGTCCATCTCTTAATGAATATTTGAAGGCTTTTATGATTCCTAATATGGTAATGCAATCAAAGGAAAGTTTAAGAAGGGTGACTTTTGAACTTTTTGAAGATGCAGCAAAGGAAAATGTAAAATACATGGAAGTTAGGTTTGCACCAGTTCTTCATACAGTGAAAGGGGTGGAAATTGAAGACATAATCCAAAGTGTATTAGAAGGAATTCGTGAGGCAGAAGATAAATATGAGATAAATGGAAATTTAATATTATCTTGTATGAGAAATATGTCAGCAGATATTGCAAGGGAAGTAATTGAAAAGGGAAGGAAGTTTTTAGGTAAGGGTGTAGTAGCAGTAGATTTATGTGCAAATGAAGAAGAGGGTTTTTGCGAAAAATTTCTGGAACCAATAAGTTTAGCACGAAAATATGGATATAAAGTTACAATTCATGCAGGTGAAACTGGAATAGGTAAAAATGTATTAGATGCAGTAGAACTATTGGGAGCAGAAAGAATAGGACACGGCATCTTTATAAAAGATCATATGGAAGCTTATAAAATAGTAAAGGATAAAAATATTGTATTAGAAATGTGTCCAACAAGTAATGTACAAACAAAAGCAGTTAAAAACTTTAGTGAGCATCCAATATATAATTTTCATAAAGATGGGATTAAGGTGACAGTAAACACAGATAACAGAAGCGTTTCTAATATTAACATGAAAAAAGAATTTGAGATAGTATCAAAGGAATTTAATATTAGCAGTGAAGATTATAAACATATTTATTTAAATGCTATCAAAGCAAGTTTTGCTGATTTTAAAATTAAAGAGAAATTAAAAAAATTTTTATATCAAATCAAATAA